Proteins encoded together in one Nevskiales bacterium window:
- a CDS encoding HupE/UreJ family protein, with protein MRRVLLLLALWGVVLPLSAHELQTAVLRLEELQPGLLQVTLKTPLARDGGAAAVVPQFPAGCAPVGEVRAERSAEWVLRQWRLQCEASLAGQRLRIEGLDPRMPEALVTLRLVDGHRLTAAVDRQDPVAVLAPQPQAGPPPGLLAYLPIGIEHILLGPDHLLFVLGLMLVVLVSDRGWRTLVAAVTAFTLAHSLTLALAVLGVGGLPSKPVELLIALSIVLLAAELARFRHSHASGTPAPSIVFRKPWLVAFVFGLLHGFGFAGALAEVGLPEAARGWALLLFNLGVELGQLLFVATVLLVWALLRRAGALRLPAQGMAITVTLLGGVAMYWTLDRLLLWSASLGVGV; from the coding sequence ATGAGGCGCGTATTGCTCCTGCTGGCGCTGTGGGGGGTGGTGCTACCGCTGTCTGCGCACGAGCTACAGACTGCGGTGCTGCGGCTGGAGGAGCTGCAGCCCGGCCTGTTGCAGGTGACACTGAAAACGCCGCTGGCGCGCGACGGCGGTGCGGCGGCCGTGGTGCCGCAGTTCCCGGCCGGCTGCGCGCCGGTGGGTGAGGTACGCGCCGAGCGCAGCGCGGAGTGGGTGCTGCGCCAGTGGCGCCTGCAGTGCGAGGCCTCGCTCGCGGGCCAGCGGCTGCGCATCGAGGGCCTGGACCCGCGGATGCCGGAAGCGCTGGTCACGCTGCGCCTGGTCGATGGCCACAGGCTCACCGCGGCGGTGGATCGCCAGGATCCCGTGGCGGTGCTGGCGCCGCAGCCCCAGGCCGGCCCGCCGCCCGGGCTGCTGGCCTATCTGCCGATCGGCATCGAGCACATCCTGCTCGGGCCCGACCATCTGCTGTTCGTGCTCGGCCTGATGCTGGTGGTGCTGGTTTCGGACCGGGGCTGGCGCACGCTGGTCGCGGCGGTGACCGCCTTCACACTCGCGCACAGTTTGACGCTGGCGCTGGCGGTGCTCGGCGTCGGGGGCCTGCCGTCAAAGCCGGTCGAGTTGCTGATCGCGCTCAGCATCGTCCTGCTGGCAGCCGAACTTGCCCGCTTCCGCCATTCCCACGCAAGCGGGACTCCAGCGCCTTCCATCGTCTTCCGCAAACCCTGGCTGGTGGCCTTCGTCTTCGGCCTGCTGCACGGCTTTGGTTTTGCCGGTGCGCTGGCCGAGGTCGGACTGCCGGAAGCGGCGCGCGGCTGGGCGCTGTTGCTGTTCAACCTGGGCGTCGAGCTCGGCCAGCTGCTGTTCGTCGCCACCGTGCTGCTGGTTTGGGCGCTGCTGCGGCGGGCCGGCGCCCTGCGCCTGCCGGCGCAGGGGATGGCGATCACGGTCACGCTGCTGGGCGGCGTGGCGATGTACTGGACGCTGGACCGGCTGCTGCTGTGGTCGGCGTCGCTGGGGGTTGGGGTGTGA
- a CDS encoding peptidylprolyl isomerase, protein MRGIGIETFRRGLREPLLRFLLLGLVILGVDRLLTDGDASEHDTLRIVVSAGRQAALAQAFRAEQGRAPQPEELQALLDRWIDEQVLYREALALGLDRRDVIVQRQLTQKMRFLIEDDSLLPEPDEAALQAWLDRYPERYGRAPTVSFEQVFLSRGRHGERLAQEAERLAAQLRREPATFVGLGDPFLVGQVVTQADSARLRRDFGAGFAEALAQLSAGEWSPPLPSAFGLHLVRITAREPFRPAALAEVAEQVRRDWRLAQREARNRAVLAELRARYRIEFEDAHNEGRAG, encoded by the coding sequence ATGAGGGGTATCGGTATCGAAACTTTCCGGCGCGGGCTGCGTGAGCCGCTGTTGCGCTTCCTGCTCCTGGGACTGGTGATTCTCGGGGTGGACCGCCTTCTGACAGACGGCGACGCAAGCGAGCACGACACCCTGCGGATTGTGGTGAGCGCCGGGCGCCAGGCGGCGCTGGCGCAGGCCTTCCGGGCCGAGCAGGGGCGCGCGCCGCAGCCGGAGGAATTGCAGGCGCTGCTCGACCGCTGGATCGACGAGCAGGTGCTGTACCGCGAGGCCCTCGCGCTGGGCCTGGACCGGCGCGACGTGATCGTGCAACGCCAGCTGACGCAGAAGATGCGTTTCCTGATCGAGGATGACAGCCTGCTGCCGGAGCCGGACGAGGCCGCCTTGCAGGCCTGGCTCGACCGGTATCCGGAGCGCTACGGCCGCGCGCCCACGGTAAGTTTCGAACAGGTCTTCCTCAGCCGCGGTCGCCATGGTGAGCGGCTGGCACAGGAGGCTGAGCGCCTCGCCGCCCAGCTGCGGCGCGAGCCGGCGACCTTCGTCGGTCTCGGCGACCCCTTCCTGGTCGGGCAGGTGGTGACGCAGGCCGACTCTGCGCGCCTGCGCCGCGATTTCGGCGCCGGCTTTGCGGAGGCGTTGGCGCAGCTGTCGGCCGGCGAGTGGTCGCCGCCGCTGCCTTCGGCCTTCGGCCTGCACCTGGTGCGCATCACGGCCCGCGAGCCCTTCCGGCCCGCGGCACTGGCTGAGGTCGCGGAGCAGGTCCGGCGCGACTGGCGACTGGCGCAGCGCGAGGCACGCAACCGCGCCGTGCTGGCCGAGCTGCGTGCGCGCTATCGCATCGAGTTCGAAGACGCCCACAACGAGGGCCGCGCCGGATGA
- a CDS encoding DsbA family protein — MSAPQVEFFFSFRSPYSYLAAPRAFALPERYAIELVYRGVRPMAMRGQPLPLAKRLYILRDAKREADRLGLPFGKIHDPLGEGVWRCLTVAEHAARVGRLREFVLAASLGIWGEGLDVLRDAPLRALCERVGLRWDDCRAAIASAEYRERVEHNTARLAQLGQWGVPVFTFDGAAFWGQDRIEDLEWALREAGLERKGKAA, encoded by the coding sequence ATGAGCGCGCCGCAGGTCGAGTTTTTCTTTTCGTTCCGCAGCCCGTACTCGTATCTTGCGGCGCCGCGTGCCTTTGCGCTGCCCGAGCGTTATGCCATCGAACTCGTGTATCGCGGCGTACGGCCGATGGCGATGCGCGGCCAGCCGCTGCCGTTGGCGAAACGCCTGTACATCCTGCGCGACGCCAAGCGCGAGGCCGACCGTCTCGGCCTGCCGTTCGGAAAGATCCATGACCCGCTGGGCGAGGGCGTGTGGCGTTGCCTCACTGTCGCTGAGCATGCCGCGCGCGTCGGACGGCTGCGCGAGTTCGTGCTTGCGGCCAGCCTCGGCATCTGGGGCGAGGGCCTGGACGTGCTGCGCGATGCGCCGCTGCGCGCGCTGTGCGAGCGGGTCGGCCTGCGCTGGGACGACTGCCGCGCGGCGATTGCGAGTGCCGAATACCGCGAGCGGGTAGAGCACAACACCGCGCGGCTGGCCCAGCTCGGCCAGTGGGGCGTGCCGGTGTTCACCTTCGACGGTGCGGCCTTCTGGGGCCAGGACCGGATCGAGGATCTCGAATGGGCGCTGCGTGAGGCAGGGCTGGAACGCAAGGGAAAAGCGGCATGA